From the genome of Naumannella halotolerans, one region includes:
- a CDS encoding cysteine desulfurase, with the protein MGYDVEVIRKDFPILERTVGDHPLVYLDSANTSQKPQVVIDAITEHYAQHNANVARAMHMLGAEATEAYETGRRKIARFIGAARAEEVVFTKNASEALNLAAHTLGSQLQPGDEIVVSVMEHHSNIVPWQLLCERTGAVLRWFDITDDGRLDLEKAERDGLINSRTKIVSVAWVSNVLGTVNPVARIAEQAHAVGAVMVVDACQGVPQLPTSVSELGADLVAMTGHKMVGPTGVGVLWGRYDLLVELPPFLGGGEMIEIVRMTGSTFAPPPARFEAGTPPIAEAAVLGVAADYLDGIGMQAIADHEHAITAYALQGLQTIPGLRILGPTEAVERGGAISFDVPGVHPHDMAQFLDSRGIAVRGGHHCARPLHERLGIQSSTRASSYLYTTEAEIDALVDGIEYTRRFFDRG; encoded by the coding sequence TGGACTCCGCGAACACCTCGCAGAAGCCGCAGGTCGTGATCGACGCGATCACCGAGCACTACGCCCAGCACAACGCCAATGTCGCGCGGGCGATGCACATGCTCGGCGCCGAGGCCACCGAGGCCTACGAGACCGGGCGGCGCAAGATCGCCCGGTTCATCGGGGCCGCGCGGGCAGAAGAGGTGGTCTTCACCAAGAACGCCTCGGAGGCGCTGAACCTCGCCGCCCACACGCTCGGTTCCCAGTTGCAGCCGGGGGACGAGATCGTGGTCTCGGTGATGGAGCATCACTCGAACATCGTTCCCTGGCAGTTGCTGTGCGAACGCACCGGCGCGGTCCTGCGGTGGTTCGACATCACCGACGACGGGCGGCTGGATCTGGAGAAGGCCGAACGTGACGGTCTGATCAACTCCCGGACCAAGATCGTCTCGGTGGCCTGGGTGTCCAATGTCCTCGGCACGGTCAATCCGGTCGCCAGGATCGCCGAGCAGGCCCATGCGGTCGGCGCGGTGATGGTGGTCGACGCCTGCCAGGGCGTACCGCAACTGCCGACCTCGGTGTCGGAGCTCGGTGCCGATCTGGTCGCGATGACCGGTCACAAGATGGTCGGTCCGACCGGCGTCGGTGTGCTCTGGGGACGCTACGACCTGCTGGTCGAACTGCCGCCGTTCCTCGGCGGCGGGGAGATGATCGAGATCGTCCGGATGACCGGCTCCACCTTCGCACCACCACCGGCACGGTTCGAGGCAGGCACCCCGCCGATCGCCGAGGCAGCCGTGCTCGGGGTCGCCGCGGACTATTTGGACGGGATCGGTATGCAGGCCATCGCCGACCATGAGCACGCGATCACCGCCTACGCCCTGCAAGGGCTGCAGACCATCCCCGGGCTGCGGATCCTCGGCCCCACCGAGGCGGTGGAGCGCGGGGGTGCGATCAGCTTCGACGTACCGGGTGTGCATCCGCACGACATGGCGCAGTTCCTCGACTCCCGCGGGATCGCGGTCCGCGGTGGGCACCACTGCGCCCGCCCGTTGCACGAACGGCTCGGCATCCAGTCCAGCACCCGGGCCTCGTCCTACCTGTACACGACCGAGGCGGAGATCGATGCACTCGTCGACGGCATCGAGTACACCCGCCGCTTCTTCGACCGAGGTTGA
- the sufU gene encoding Fe-S cluster assembly sulfur transfer protein SufU encodes MSANVEELYQEIILEHYREKHHSGLRDPFGAEVHHVNPSCGDEVTLRVSLDGDQVRDVSYDGVGCSISQASTSVMTDLVIGKNLDEALALHESFLELMHGRGQIEPDEDTLEDGIAFAGVAKFPGRVKCALLGWSAFKDAAVQATGADRTAE; translated from the coding sequence ATGAGCGCGAATGTGGAAGAGCTGTACCAGGAGATCATCCTGGAGCACTATCGGGAGAAACATCATTCGGGCCTGCGTGATCCGTTCGGCGCCGAGGTCCACCATGTCAATCCCAGTTGTGGCGACGAGGTGACCTTGCGGGTGTCCCTCGACGGCGATCAGGTCCGCGACGTCTCCTATGACGGAGTGGGCTGTTCGATCTCCCAGGCCTCCACGTCGGTGATGACGGACCTGGTGATCGGCAAGAACCTGGACGAGGCATTGGCGCTGCACGAGAGCTTCCTCGAACTCATGCACGGCCGGGGGCAGATCGAACCCGATGAGGACACCCTGGAGGACGGGATCGCCTTCGCCGGGGTGGCGAAGTTCCCGGGCCGTGTGAAATGCGCCCTGCTGGGCTGGTCGGCCTTCAAGGATGCCGCGGTGCAGGCCACCGGGGCCGACCGGACAGCCGAGTGA
- a CDS encoding metal-sulfur cluster assembly factor produces MPQTEAADSPDTRATVDDIEEALKDVIDPELGVNVVDLGLVYGLNLEGDDGVVIDMTLTSAACPLTDVLEEQVATVLEGLVERAVLNWVWMPPWTPAKITEDGREQLRALGFNVG; encoded by the coding sequence CTGCCGCAGACCGAGGCAGCGGATTCGCCGGACACCCGGGCCACCGTCGACGACATCGAGGAGGCGCTGAAGGATGTGATCGACCCCGAACTGGGGGTGAACGTCGTCGACCTCGGTCTGGTCTACGGGCTGAACCTGGAGGGTGATGACGGGGTGGTGATCGACATGACCCTGACCTCGGCCGCCTGCCCGCTGACCGACGTCCTGGAGGAACAGGTCGCCACCGTCCTGGAGGGTCTGGTCGAGCGTGCCGTGCTCAACTGGGTCTGGATGCCGCCGTGGACCCCGGCGAAGATCACCGAGGACGGTCGCGAGCAACTGCGCGCGCTCGGATTCAACGTCGGCTGA
- a CDS encoding proline racemase family protein, translating to MSIFDHASTVTTHDWHTAGEPFRIVTGVETDGASVAERRMAAITGEPDRLRRFLCLEPRGHDDMYGGFITPPDDDGADFGVLFWHKDGFSTACGHGTMALGAWAVATGRVRAPEDGRAVVTIDVPSGRVQAIVDRQAGRTIEVTYRSVASRVLARGLSLTTSRGDLVVDLIFGGAVYASVPASALGLQVAVGDLPELIRLGREIKWTMNAHPLAKIVPDHLSGVYGTILFDDLGETADGPYQRNVTIFADGEVDRSPCGSGTAARVALLHADGRLGPGQVLTHESIIGTQFRARVAAAENGAVIPEVSGRAHEIGRSEFRIDPDDPLREGFSLR from the coding sequence ATGTCCATCTTCGATCACGCGTCGACCGTGACCACCCATGACTGGCACACCGCGGGAGAACCGTTCCGGATCGTCACCGGTGTCGAGACCGACGGTGCCTCGGTCGCCGAGCGCCGGATGGCGGCGATCACCGGAGAACCCGATCGCCTACGCCGGTTCCTCTGCCTGGAGCCGCGTGGTCACGACGACATGTACGGCGGATTCATCACCCCGCCCGATGACGACGGCGCCGACTTCGGGGTCCTGTTCTGGCACAAGGACGGATTCTCCACCGCCTGCGGTCACGGCACGATGGCGCTCGGGGCCTGGGCGGTGGCCACCGGTCGGGTGAGGGCGCCGGAGGACGGCCGGGCGGTGGTCACCATCGACGTGCCGAGCGGGCGGGTGCAGGCGATCGTCGACCGGCAGGCGGGCCGGACCATCGAGGTCACCTACCGCAGCGTCGCCTCGCGGGTCCTGGCACGCGGTCTGTCGCTGACCACCTCCCGCGGCGATCTGGTGGTCGACCTGATCTTCGGCGGGGCCGTCTATGCCAGCGTCCCGGCCTCGGCGCTGGGGCTGCAGGTGGCGGTGGGAGATCTACCCGAACTGATCCGGCTGGGCCGGGAGATCAAGTGGACGATGAACGCCCATCCGCTGGCGAAGATCGTCCCGGATCATCTCTCGGGTGTGTACGGGACGATCCTGTTCGACGATCTGGGCGAGACCGCGGACGGCCCGTACCAGCGCAATGTGACGATCTTCGCCGATGGAGAGGTGGACCGGAGTCCTTGCGGGTCGGGCACCGCCGCCCGGGTGGCGCTGCTCCACGCCGACGGTCGGCTGGGCCCCGGACAGGTACTCACCCACGAGTCGATCATCGGTACGCAGTTCCGGGCGCGGGTGGCAGCGGCGGAGAACGGGGCGGTGATCCCCGAGGTGAGCGGCAGGGCCCACGAGATCGGCAGGTCGGAATTCAGGATCGATCCCGACGATCCGCTGCGCGAGGGTTTCAGCCTGCGGTGA
- a CDS encoding rhodanese-like domain-containing protein — protein sequence MTVINQIENATAPIVASSDAGYQTGLFTAVTTPPSSPAAATTRISARRAFQHALHGYAMLIDIRPQWVREQAGVLDPELATLTVDVCDLGWLSQSLGGLPPILICQNGNASVRLAAALQRTGVSEVSDVIGGFGAWQAAGLPVRTIRSGSTN from the coding sequence ATGACTGTCATCAACCAGATCGAGAACGCCACCGCCCCGATCGTCGCATCGAGCGACGCCGGCTACCAGACCGGGTTGTTCACCGCTGTGACGACCCCGCCGTCGAGCCCGGCCGCTGCGACCACCCGGATCAGCGCCCGTCGCGCCTTCCAGCATGCATTGCACGGCTACGCGATGTTGATCGACATCCGGCCGCAATGGGTACGGGAACAGGCCGGGGTGCTGGATCCCGAACTGGCCACCCTGACCGTGGACGTGTGCGATCTCGGCTGGTTGTCGCAGTCCCTGGGTGGTCTGCCGCCGATCCTGATCTGCCAGAACGGCAATGCCTCGGTCCGGCTGGCGGCTGCCCTGCAGCGGACTGGGGTGAGCGAGGTCTCGGATGTGATCGGTGGTTTCGGAGCCTGGCAGGCAGCCGGTCTGCCGGTACGAACGATCAGGTCCGGGTCGACGAACTGA
- a CDS encoding ABC-F family ATP-binding cassette domain-containing protein produces MLAVRDLEVRAGARLLLENATFQVAAGDKIGLVGRNGAGKTTLTKILSGQAQPAAGTLSRTGEVGYLPQDPRTGDPEVLARDRILSARGLDQVLRRLRQSEEQMASQDDAEREQAMARYTRAEAELQAGGGYAAEAEAARIAGNLALPDRVLGQPLRTLSGGQRRRVELARILFSSAETLLLDEPTNHLDADSIAWLRGFLQSYSGGLIVISHDTDLLAAVVNKVFHLDANRSVIDIYAMDWRRYLLQRETDEKRRRRERVNAERKAEQLLNQAAKMGAKATKAVAAQNMARRAEKLLSGIEGERVSDKVAKIRFPDPVPAGRTPLMGNNLSKSYGSLEVFTGVDLAIDRGSKVVILGLNGAGKTTMLRILAGIERPDTGEVEPGYGLRLGYYAQEHETLDTEASVLDNMISASPNLNDTEVRKILGSFLFSGDDVEKPAKVLSGGEKTRLALAMLVVSGANVLLLDEPTNNLDPASRGEVLEAIRTYAGAVVLVTHDEGAVEALQPDRVLLLPDGDEDHWSPAYGELISLA; encoded by the coding sequence ATGCTTGCCGTCCGTGACCTCGAGGTACGCGCCGGTGCCCGTCTGTTGTTGGAGAATGCGACCTTCCAGGTCGCCGCCGGGGACAAGATCGGACTGGTCGGCCGCAACGGCGCCGGGAAGACGACCCTGACCAAGATCCTGTCCGGGCAGGCGCAGCCTGCCGCCGGGACCCTCAGCCGTACCGGTGAGGTCGGTTATCTCCCGCAGGACCCCCGCACCGGTGACCCGGAGGTGCTGGCCCGGGACCGGATCCTGTCCGCCCGTGGTCTGGACCAGGTGCTGCGGCGACTGCGGCAGTCCGAGGAGCAGATGGCTTCGCAGGACGACGCAGAGCGTGAGCAGGCAATGGCGCGCTACACCCGGGCCGAAGCCGAACTGCAGGCCGGCGGGGGCTATGCCGCCGAGGCCGAGGCGGCTCGGATCGCCGGCAACCTGGCGCTTCCGGATCGGGTCCTCGGCCAGCCGCTGCGGACGCTGTCGGGTGGACAGCGCCGTCGGGTGGAGTTGGCACGGATTCTCTTCTCCAGCGCCGAGACCCTGCTGCTGGACGAGCCGACCAACCACCTGGACGCCGATTCGATCGCCTGGTTGCGGGGGTTCCTGCAGAGCTATTCCGGCGGCCTGATCGTGATCAGTCACGACACCGACCTGCTGGCGGCGGTGGTGAACAAGGTGTTCCACCTGGATGCGAACCGTTCGGTGATCGACATCTACGCCATGGACTGGCGCCGGTACCTGTTGCAGCGGGAGACCGACGAGAAGCGACGCCGTCGTGAACGGGTGAATGCCGAACGCAAGGCCGAGCAGTTGCTGAACCAGGCCGCCAAGATGGGGGCGAAGGCGACCAAAGCCGTGGCTGCGCAGAACATGGCCAGGCGGGCGGAGAAGTTGCTCTCCGGCATCGAGGGGGAGCGGGTCAGCGACAAGGTGGCCAAGATCAGATTCCCCGACCCCGTGCCGGCCGGCCGGACCCCGCTGATGGGGAACAACCTGTCCAAGAGTTACGGATCGCTGGAGGTCTTCACCGGCGTCGACCTCGCGATCGACCGCGGGTCCAAGGTGGTGATCCTCGGGCTGAACGGTGCGGGCAAGACGACCATGTTGCGGATCCTGGCCGGGATCGAACGTCCCGACACCGGTGAGGTCGAGCCCGGGTACGGACTGCGCCTGGGCTACTACGCCCAGGAACACGAAACCTTGGACACCGAGGCGTCGGTGCTGGACAACATGATCAGTGCCTCGCCGAACCTGAACGACACCGAGGTCCGCAAGATCCTCGGCTCGTTCCTGTTCAGCGGCGATGACGTGGAGAAGCCGGCGAAGGTGCTCTCCGGTGGGGAGAAGACCCGGTTGGCGCTGGCCATGTTGGTCGTCTCCGGTGCGAACGTGCTGCTGCTGGACGAACCGACGAACAACCTCGACCCGGCGTCACGGGGCGAGGTGCTGGAGGCCATCCGTACCTACGCCGGAGCTGTCGTCCTGGTCACCCATGACGAGGGTGCGGTGGAGGCGCTGCAGCCCGACCGGGTGTTGTTGCTGCCCGATGGCGATGAGGACCATTGGAGCCCGGCCTACGGTGAGCTGATCTCCCTGGCCTGA